The DNA window GTATATGTATTATTTACTCAAAAACATAAGAATAACTTATCCTAGTGTATCACTAGTAGAATTATGTAGGATTTTAGAAAAAAAGCAAGAAAACAAGATTTAATTTCAATGAATAGTAATAAATGTATTATAATCAGTTAATATATCATGGTAAGATAAAACACGTCGCTGAGAGATGCGGCTAACAAGTAAGAAAAGAAGTTAAGAAATTAAATTTCAACTTATTAAAAAACTTGTTGACAGAAAAGAAATGAAATGTTAGACTGAGTAAGTCGCTTAAGGGTGACACAGTAAAACAAAAGAAAATTTGGNTGGTTGATAGGTCAGAGGTGTAAGTGTGGCAACATATTTAGCTGACTGATACTAATAGGTCGAGGGCTTGACCAATAAATAATTGTTATATACAATTTATGTGCAATTTTGAAAGAACATTCTTTCAAAGGATCTGGTGATGATGGCATGGAAGTAACACTCCTACCCATTCCGAACAGGAAAGTTAAGATCCATAGCGCCGAAGGTACTGCACGGGAGACTGTGTGGGAGATTAGGACGTTGCCAGGTAAGCTTAAAGAGATAGTTGTTATAACTATCTCTTTTTTAGTATATAAAAATATATTAAATTACTGTTTAAATAATAGATAAAGTTTTATCTCTACAATTAACAAATTAAAAATTTTGATATTATAAATATATTGTTTATACAGTTTGATTGTTATTTATTGTGGGTGCAAGAAATTTTGTGATATATTGTTTTTTGTTAAGTAAAATTTATATATATTAAGTGCAAAACTATTTATTTTAATTAGTTTTGCACTTTTTTATTTTCTTTTGAGTTTATCTACAATATTATAAATATTATGTTAGGTAGCTATTTAAAAGTTTAAATCTAGGTAGATGAATTTCGCTTTTCTAAATAACTTAAAATCTTACAATGTATCAAATTTTAATGTCTAATTAATTTGAAAAAACTAATATCTTTATTCAGTCTTTATAATTTGAATTTATTTTCTTTTAACAAATAACATTATGGGTATGTATAGTTTTTTATTTAAATACAGGAGATCTCTTATGATTTAAATAGTAATATTATTACTAATAAGTCCAAGTTGTCCATATAAAAAAATTTTAGTAATATTAATTAAGTGAAGATTATTTTTAAAGTATTAAGATATGCTTTTAAGTTTGAGAGATTTAATTTACAAAGAGAAATGTATTTAAATTATATATAAGTATAAAACTTAAATGATGATTTTTAGATGAATTGTTTGTAAGTTTATGGACATAACACATCGTTATAAATAGTTTATGAGAAAATTTTAAATTAAAATTAAGGTTGTTTTTACATTTTATATTTTGTAAATAAACTAAATTAGTGCGTTTTTCTCCCAAATAAGGGTATAACTTATCCTAGTGTGTCAATAATCGAATTATAGAGAATAAGTTAGAATAAACTATCAATATAAACATAATTTATTTAAATAGGATATATTGAGGTAAAGGTGGTTAATATATATGGTAAGATAAAACACGTCGCTGAGAGATGTGATGAGCAAGTTAAGAAAAGAGTTAAGAAATTCAATTTCAACTCATTGAAAAACTTGTTGACAGGAAATAAATTAAATGTTATAATGATTAAGTCGCTTAAGGGTGACACAATAAAACAAAAGTTGACAAGAAAGTCAACANATAGGTCAAGCTACAAAGGGCGCATGGTGAATGCCTTGGCATCAGGAGCCGATGAAGGACGCGATAAGCTGCGATAAGCTTCGGGTAGACGCACATAGTCAGAGATCCGAAGATTTCCGAATGAGGAAACTCACATGGGAAACCCCATGTATCGTAAAGTGAATACATAGCTTTATGAAGGTAAACCCAGGGAACTGAAACATCTAAGTACCTGGAGGAAGAGAAAGAAAAATCGATTTTCTTAGTAGCGGCGAGCGAAAGGGAAAGAGCCCAAACCAAAGATTTATCTTTGGGGTTGCGGACAGAACATTAACGAGAAATTATGGTTAACCGAACACAACTGGAAAGTTGGACCGTAGGGGGTAATAGTCCTGTAGGTGAAAATTATAATTATCAAGTTCTGATCCAGAGTACCACGAGACACGTGAAACCTTGTGGGAAGCAGGGAGGACCACCTCCCAAGGCTAAATACTACCTGATGACCGATAGTGAAGCAGTACCGTGAGGGAAAGGTGAAAAGAACCCCGGGAGGGGAGTGAAATAGAACCTGAAACCATGTGCCTACAACCGATCAAAGCACCTTATGTGTGTGATGATGTGCTTTTTGTAGAACGAGCCAACGAGTTACGGTATGTAGCAAGGTTAAGTACTTAAGGTACGGAGCCGAAGGGAAACCGAGTCTTAATAGGGCGACTAGTTGCATGCTGTAGACCCGAAACCGGGTGACCTATCCATGGCCAGGTTGAAGCGAGGGTAAAACCTCGTGGAGGACCGAACCACGTTGCTGTTGAAAAAGCATGGGATGAGCTGTGGATAGCGGAGAAATTCCAATCGAACTCGGATATAGCTGGTTCTCCTCGAAATAGCTTTAGGGCTAGCGTCGGAAAATGTGAGTACTGGGGGTAGAGCACTGAATGGGCTAGGGGGCATAGCGCTTACCGAACCTTATCAAACTCCGAATACCAGATACTATCAGTCCGGCAGTCAGACTGCGAAAGATAAGTTCCGTAGTCAAAAGGGAAACAGCCCAGATCGTCAGCTAAGGTCCCAAAGTGTAAGTTAAGTGGAAAAGGATGTGGGATTTCTAAGACAACTAGGATGTTGGCTTAGAAGCAGCCACTCATTAAAAGAGTGCGTAATAGCTCACTAGTCAAGAGATCCTGCGCCGAAAATGTCCGGGGCTCAAACTTACCACCGAAGCTACGGGTTCACACATTAGTGTGAGCGGTAGAGGAGCGTCGTAATCGGGCTGAAGTCGTACCGTAAGGAGCGGTGGACTGATTACGAGTGAGAATGTTGGCATTAGTAGCGAGATGTGGGTGAGAATCCCACAGGCCGAATACCTAAGGTTTCCTCAGGAAGGTTCGTCCGCTGAGGGTTAGTCGGGACCTAAGCTGAGGCCGAAAGGCGTAAGCGATGGACAATCGGTTGATATTCCGATACCACTATTATCGTTATTATCGATGGTGTGACGGAGAAGGATAGGATGTGCTAGCTATTGGATGCTAGTCTAAGCGTTTAGGGAGTTAGAATAGGCAAATCCGTTCTAACAATTCTGAGGCGTGATGGGGAAGGTTCCAAGGAACCGAAGTATCTGATTCCATGCTTCCAAGAAAAGCATCTAGAAAGAGAAATAGTGCCCGTACCGCAAACCGACACAGGTAGGTGAGGAGAGAATCCTAAGGCCGGCGGAAGAATTGCAGTTAAGGAACTAGGCAAATTGACCCCGTAACTTCGGGAGAAGGGGTGCCTGCGAGAGCAGGCCGCAGAGAATAGGCACAAGCAACTGTTTAACAAAAACACAGGTCTCTGCTAAAGCGAAAGCTGATGTATAGGGGCTGACGCCTGCCCGGTGCTGGAAGGTTAAGGGGAACACTTAGCGTAAGCGAAGGTGTGAACTTAAGCCCCAGTAAACGGCGGCCGTAACTATAACGGTCCTAAGGTAGCGAAATTCCTTGTCAGGTAAGTTCTGACCCGCACGAATGGCGTAATGACTTGTGCACTGTCTCAACTGCAAATCCGGCGAAGTTGTAGTGCGAGTGAAGATGCTCGCTACCCGCGATTGGACGGAAAGACCCCGTAGAGCTTTACTGTAGCTTAGCATTGAATTTCGGTATTGTCTGTACAGGATAGGTGGGAGACTGGGAAATCAGAGCGTCAGCTTTGATGGAGTCATCCTTGGGATACCACCCTGATAGTACTGGAATTCTAACTGGATGCCATGAATCTGGTGACAGGACATTGTTAGGTGGGCAGTTTGACTGGGGCGGTCGCCTCCTAAAAAGTAACGGAGGCGCCCAAAGGTTCCCTCAGAACGGTCGGAAATCGTTCGTAGAGTGCAAAGGCATAAGGGAGCCTGACTGCGAGACCTACAAGTCGAGCAGGGACGAAAGTCGGGCTTAGTGATCCGGTGGTACCTCGTGGGAGGGCCATCGCTCAACGGATAAAAGCTACCTCGGGGATAACAGGCTGATCTCCCCCAAGAGTTCACATCGACGGGGAGGTTTGGCACCTCGATGTCGGCTCGTCGCATCCTGGGGCTGAAGTAGGTCCCAAGGGTTGGGCTGTTCGCCCATTAAAGCGGCACGCGAGCTGGGTTCAGAACGTCGTGAGACAGTTCGGTCCCTATCCGTCGCGGGCGCAGGAAATTTGAGAAGAGCTGTCCTTAGTACGAGAGGACCGGGATGGACCGACCTATGGTGTACCAGTTGTTTCGCCAGAAGCATAGCTGGGTAGCTAAGTCGGGACGGGATAAACGCTGAAAGCATCTAAGCGTGAAGCCTCCTTCAAGATGAGATTTCCCATAGCGTAAGCTAGTAAGACCCCTTGAAGACTACAAGGTTGATAGGTCAGAGGTGTAAGTGTGGCAACATATTTAGCTGACTGATACTAATAGGTCGAGGGCTTGACCAATAAATAATTGTTATATACAATTTATGTGCAATTTTGAAAGAACATTCTTTCAATTGAATAATAACTCACTTAGCATAGCTAAAGGAGTACAGTTTTAACTAAATCATTAGATTTAGAAAGACTAGCATCTGGTGATGATGGCATAGAAGTAACACTCCTACCCATTCCGAACAGGAAAGTTAAGATCTATAGCGCCGAAGGTACTGCATGGGAGACTGTGTGGGAGATTAGGACGTTGCCAGGTTTATTTGCGTGATTAGCTCAGTTGGTAGAGCACCTGACTCTTAATCAGGGTGTCCAGGGTTCGAATCCCTGATGACGCACCAATAATAAAAGCTACTGAATTTTTCAGTAGCTTTTTTTTTATAAAAAAGTATAGAATATTTATTATAAAACATTTAGAGATTAATAAAATATAATATTAAAGGAGTAATTTGATAAAGAAATAAAATTAGAATATTAGTTTATAAGATTTTTTATATTATGTTCAAATATAGAAATCAGTTAAAAAATATAATTAAAAATTTATGTGTGAAAATTTTTATGTTTTGTACGTGAATTTATATCGTATTAATACTTACATTAGAGATTAATTATTCTAATGTTATTCACAATTGTATAAAGTTATAAACAGGTATTCACAAATTATTATGAATTATGTTGATAAAGTAGTTAATAATTTATAAATTATGTGTAAAAGTGACTAAACTAAGATTATAAATACTTTAGGGAGGGGTTTATATGCCTTTAAATAAAAGTAAAATAGCAATAATAGGAGCAGGACTTGTTGGTTCTACAACTGCATTTAACTTAATAACACAAGGTGTATGTGATGAAATATTAATGATTGATATTAATAAAGAAAAAGCATATGGAGAAGTTATGGATTTAAATCACTGTATTGAATATTTAAATAGGAATACAAAGGTTGTAACTGGTGAATATAAAGACTGTAAGGATGTTAATATAGTAGTTATAACAGCAGGACCACCACCTAAACCAGGACAATCAAGATTAGATACACTAGAATTATCAGCTAAAATAACAGAATCAATTGTTAATCCAATTATGGAAAGCGGTTTTAAGGGATATTTTATTATTGTCTCTAACCCTGTTGATATAATTGCTCATTATGTATATAAAATATCACAACTTCCTAAAAATCATATAATTGGAACTGGTACTTCAGTAGATTCGGCTAGATTAAAGAATTTTATAGGAGAATTATTAAATGTAGATCCTAGAAGTGTTCAGGGTTATTCAATGGGGGAACATGGAGATTCCCAAATGGTACCATGGTCTCATGTTACAGTTGGAGGAAAATCATTTTATGCTATATTAGAAGATAATAAAGATTTAACGGGAAAAGTTGATTTAGACAAATTAGTATTAGATACATCTAGAGCTGGATGGGAAGTTTATGAGAGAAAAGGAACTACTTATTATGCAATAGCAGCAGCAACAGTAGCAATAATAAAAGCTATAATGCATAATGAAAATAAAATTATTCCTGTATCAACATTATTAGAAGGCGAATATGGGGAAAAAGATGTCTTTTGTGGAGTACCAGCAATATTAAATCATGATGGTGTTAAAGATGTAGTTGAAATTCATATGACTGATGATGAGATGATTAAATTTAAAAATTCACTGAATGTAATTAGAAAATATACTGATAAAATAATCTAGTTTGTTAAAATATTGTAAATAAATATTAAAAATGTTAAAAGTCTGTAAAGAATTTATATATTTAGATTCTTTATGGACTTTTTTTAGTAATATTAGTCTAATATAAAAAACTTTTTGAATTTATATTTTAATAATATTGCTAAAAATTTAAAATATTATTAAAGCAGTAAAGATAGTAGTTATTTTTT is part of the Clostridium cagae genome and encodes:
- a CDS encoding L-lactate dehydrogenase; this encodes MPLNKSKIAIIGAGLVGSTTAFNLITQGVCDEILMIDINKEKAYGEVMDLNHCIEYLNRNTKVVTGEYKDCKDVNIVVITAGPPPKPGQSRLDTLELSAKITESIVNPIMESGFKGYFIIVSNPVDIIAHYVYKISQLPKNHIIGTGTSVDSARLKNFIGELLNVDPRSVQGYSMGEHGDSQMVPWSHVTVGGKSFYAILEDNKDLTGKVDLDKLVLDTSRAGWEVYERKGTTYYAIAAATVAIIKAIMHNENKIIPVSTLLEGEYGEKDVFCGVPAILNHDGVKDVVEIHMTDDEMIKFKNSLNVIRKYTDKII